TTCATCCCGCCAGGAGAATCTCATGAGCCGCTTTCTTGACGTGCGCGCGTATGCACTGACCGCCGTGTTTCTCTCGGTCGGCTTGGCCTCGCTCGCCGATGTTCGTGAAGCCGATGCGAAGGAAGATCGAGAAACGATCGTTCGTAACGACCGTGAACGCGTTTTAGCGACTGGCTACTGGATCTACAACGATCTAGACGCCGCGTACGAACAAGCCCGCCAGTCCGGCAAACCGATCCTGGTTGTCCTCCGCTGTCTGCCCTGTGAAGAGTGCGTCAAGCTCGACGACGACTTGGTCGAAAGCGATCCTGAACTGAAGCGACTGCTCGACCAATACGTCCGAGTCCGCGTGGTCGGCACCAATGGATTGGACCTCGATGTCTTCCAGTACGACACCGACCAGTCTTTCGCGGTTTTCATGCTGAACGCTGACAAGACCGTTTACGGACGCTTTGGCACTCGCTCACACCGCACCGAGTGGCTCGGCGATGTCTCGCTGGAAGGAATGGCAGCAGCACTTCGAGAAAGCCTGAAACTGCACGAAGCCTATCCCGCGAATCGCGAATCACTGGCGGGCAAGACTGGCGACCCGTTGGAGTTCGCTTCTCCGGAAAAGTACCCGACGTTGACGGACCGTCCCGATCATCTCGACTATGCCGGCCAAGTCGCGAAAAGCTGCATTCATTGCCATCAGATCGGCGAAGCCCGGCGTGATTACTACTGGCAAAAAGGACAATCGATTCCGGAAGAAGTCTTGCATCCTTACCCTCACCCCAAATCCATTGGGTTGGTACTCGATGCAAGGTACCCGGCTCGTGTGAAGAGCGTCGCGAAGG
The DNA window shown above is from Rhodopirellula bahusiensis and carries:
- a CDS encoding Trx7/PDZ domain-containing (seleno)protein, translated to MSRFLDVRAYALTAVFLSVGLASLADVREADAKEDRETIVRNDRERVLATGYWIYNDLDAAYEQARQSGKPILVVLRCLPCEECVKLDDDLVESDPELKRLLDQYVRVRVVGTNGLDLDVFQYDTDQSFAVFMLNADKTVYGRFGTRSHRTEWLGDVSLEGMAAALRESLKLHEAYPANRESLAGKTGDPLEFASPEKYPTLTDRPDHLDYAGQVAKSCIHCHQIGEARRDYYWQKGQSIPEEVLHPYPHPKSIGLVLDARYPARVKSVAKGSAAAKAGFQVGDDLLSIESQPLVSMADAQWALNQIPAKGAEVEIKTRRAEGAQTLTLSLPDGWRRWDDPSWRVSSWMMRRIACGGMRLLPLDESERQKLKLQSPMALRVANVGKYGLHATAHKAGVRVDDILIEYDGQSDLIREADIFDHVNEQHRPGDRVQMKFLRNGRPRTVEIPIQK